A genomic stretch from Falco cherrug isolate bFalChe1 chromosome 1, bFalChe1.pri, whole genome shotgun sequence includes:
- the LOC129735271 gene encoding immunoglobulin lambda-1 light chain-like encodes MTFEHRAALTQPPSVSANPGQTVQITCSGGDSNYYGWYQQKVPGTGPVTVIYNNNNRPSGIPSRFSGSLSGSTATLTITGVQAEDEAVYYCGGYDSSSGGYGVWWQGVIGSSLVQAALTQPPSVSANLGQTVQITCSGGSGSYAWYQQEVPGTAPVTVIYANDKRPSGIPSRFSGSKSGSTGTLTITGVQAEDEAVYYCGPRHGPALCCTWLCLVSQLSCPREPHIFDCPLSFGEGMCGSVVV; translated from the exons ATGACCTTTGAGCACAGG GCAGCGCTGACTCAGCCACCCTCCGTGTCAGCCAACCCGGGACAAACCGTCCAGATCACCTGCTCCGGGGGGGACAGCAACTACTATGGCTGGTACCAGCAGAAGGTCCCTGGCACTGGCCCTGTCACTGTGATctacaataacaacaacagacCCTCGGGCATCCCTTCGCGATTCTCTGGATCCTTGTCTGGCTCCACGGCCACGTTAACCATCACTGGGGTCCAAGCCGAGGACGAGGCCGTCTATTACTGTGGTGGCTACGACAGCAGCAGCGGTGGCTATGGTGTCTGGTGGCAAGGAGTAATAGGAA gtTCCCTGGTCCAGGCAGCGCTGACTCAGCCGCCCTCCGTGTCAGCCAACCTGGGACAAACCGTCCAGATCACCTGCTCCGGGGGTAGTGGTAGCTATGCCTGGTACCAGCAGGAGGTCCCTGGCACTGCCCCTGTCACCGTGATCTATGCTAATGACAAGAGACCCTCGGGCATCCCTTCACGATTCTCCGGATCCAAGTCTGGCTCCACGGGCACATTAACCATCACTGGGGTCCAAGCCGAGGACGAGGCCGTCTATTACTGTG GTCCCCGCCATggccctgccctgtgctgcacgTGGCTGTGCCTGGTGTCCCAGCTCAGCTGTCCTAGAGAGCCCCACATCTTTGACTGTCCCCTGTCATTTGGGGAGGGCATGTGTggcagtgttgtggtttaa